The Thermodesulfobacterium sp. TA1 sequence GGACATGACCTTGGGCATACCCCTTTTGGACATGCAGGAGAAGAGGTTTTAAACGAGCTTTTACCTGGAGAATTTAGACATAACGAACAAAGCCTTAGAGTGGTTGATAAACTGGAAAAAGACGGGAAGGGACTAAATCTTACTTTTGAGGTAAGAGAGGGAATTTTAAAGCACTCAAAAGGACTAGGACCTATTTTAAGTCCACAAGGAGATAGGCCTTCTACCCTTGAGGCTGAGATAGTAAGGATTTCGGATGTGATTGCTTATGTAAACCATGATGTAGACGATGCCTTAAGGGCTGGGCTGATAACTCTTAAAGAACTTCCTCAAAATTCCAGAAAAATCTTAGGGGAAACCCATGCTCAAAGGATCTCAACCTTGGTTAAAAATATTGTTTACTCTACAAGAGAGGCTAACTATTCTGCCATTCTGATAGAAGATTCGGTGCTTAGGGCTTTAACCGAGCTCAGAGAGTTTCTTTTTGAAAAAATCTATTTTTCCCAGCCGGTAAGAAAGGAGTTTGAAAAGGCTAAAAAAGTGCTTTTACAACTTTTTGAGTTTTACACCCAAAACTTTGAAAACATACCTTTTTTAATAAAGGCTAAAAGCCTTTTTCCTGAAGAACCCAAAGAGAGGTTGATTGCTGATTATATATCTGGGATGACTGATAGATATGCTATCTATCAGTATTTTGAACACTTTGTGCCTAAACCCTGGCAAGGGATAGAGACAGTTTGGGGAGGCATAGGATATGAGTTATAAAACGATCGGTTGGTTTACTACCGGAAGGGATAAGGCAGCCCTTGACCTTTTAAGGATTGTCTATACAGAAATAAAAAGAGAAAACATTCCTGCCAAACTTGCTTATGTGTTTGTAAGTAAGGCTCCAGATGAGGGAGAGTGGGCAGAAAGATTGATAAAAGAAGCTACAGAAGAGATGCAACTTAGGGTTATTTGGTTTTCTGCAGAAAGGTTTAAGCCTGAGCTTAGAAAAACTCAAAGAGACTTTTGGAGAAAGGAATATCACGAAGAAGTGCTGAAAAGGCTTGATTTAGAGATAGATTTTGGCGTACTTGCAGGTTATATGTGGATAACTTCTGAAGAGTTTTGTAAACGTTTAAAACTGATAAACCTACATCCCTCTTTACCAGGAGGTCCTAAAGGTTCCTGGCAAGAGGTTATTTGGCAGCTTATCAGCGCAAGGGCCATGGAAACAGGGGCTATGATCCATCGGGTAACCCCAGAACTTGACGAAGGACCAGCTCTTACCTACTTCAGGTTAAACCTTCGTACGCCTGAGTTTATTCCTTTATGGAAAGAAACCGAACTTAAATTGCTTAAACATCATCTTTCAGGGTTGAAAAAACTTGAAGGAGAAAAAAATCCACTTTTTGTAAAAATTAGAGAGGAAGAAGTCAAAAGAGAGTTGCCTTTACTGGTGTTTACTTTAAAATATCTGTGTGAGGAAAAGTTAGGTGTTGAAACAGAAACCCCGTTAGACCTAACACAAGAGGTAGAAAAAAACCTGACGGCTTTTACTATAGAATAAAAAGGAGGAAAAAACATGAAAAGGTTTCTATATCTGGTTTTTTTCGGGGTTAGTGTTTTATTAGGGGGATGTGTAGCTTCTCAAGATGAAATTCAAACTTTAAAAGTAAAGGTCCTTAATTTGGAAACCACCATTCAAACCCAAACACAAAACCAAAAGGCTGTAGAAAAAGAACTTAGTCAGTTAAGAGAAAGGGTAGAGAGTTTAGAAAAGAAATTAGGAGAGGATCTTCTGTTAGAGATAAAAACTAAGGCTTTATCAGAATTAGAGGATCTTAAATCCTCTCAGGCGAAACTTGTCTCTCAGGTAGAAGACCTTTCATCCTCAAAGGAAGATTTATATAAGACCTTTAACAAGCAGTCTGAAGAACTTAAAACCAGAATAGAGGCTCTTGAGCTTAAAGTAAAAGCGTTAGAAGAAAAAGTCGCTTCCAAACCACAAGAATCTTCTCAACCCTCATCTAACGGGTCCGTTTCTAATCAAACAGCCAAGGTAGTTTCTAACGCAACCGTAGAAACTAAACCCTCAGAGGTTAAGGCCTCAACCGATGAAACCTTACAGCAAGGGTCCTTAGATAGAAAGGAGCCTTCTGAGATAGACCTTTACAATCGAGCCTTTGACCTTTATCAACAGAAAAAGTTCGATGAAGCTATAACAGCTTTTAAAGAGTATATCCAAAAATATCCTAAAGGTAAGTTTTTAGCCCAAAGTTATTACTGGCTTGGTGAAATTTATTATAACAAAAAAGCCTATGAAGATGCCATTCTTTCTTTTCAAAAGGTGATAGAAACTCCAGGACCAGCCACTTTAAAGTCCTCAGCTATGTATAAACAAGCTTTAAGCTTTAAAGCTTTGGGAGACAAGGATGCTTATACTATTTTACTAAAACGTATCGTTAAATTATACCCAACAAGCAAAGAGGCTAAAGAAGCTAAAAAACTTTTAGGTATAAAGTAGTTTTTAACCTTTTTTAAGTCTATAGGGGTTAATGGTTAAAACTGGAATAGGAGAGTTTTTCACCACTCCATTAGCTACGCTTCCGAAAAGGATTTTATCAAGCCCTTTTCTTCCGTGGGTTCCCATGATGATAAGGTCTGCCTGTAGTTTTTGTCCTGTTTCGATGATTTTTTCTACCACATCTCCTTTAACTATGATGGATTGAGCCTCAGGATAGTCGGCAAAGTGTTTTTTTATAAACTCTTCCATAGACTTTTGAGCACTTTCTAAAAGAACGTTTTCAAGGTCTGTCAGAGTTTTTATCGAGCCATAAAGCCCTTCATAGGCAGCAAAATCTTCTAATACAAACACTACATGAACCTTGGCGTTAAGTTTTTTGGCGAAATCTTTAGCCCATTCAGCCACAAACTCAGAAACCTCAGAAAAATCTACAGGTACTAATATGTTTTTAATTTCGACCATGGCCACCTCCTGATTATATTTGTTTTATTGTTTTATAATTTTAAAATAAGTTTAACAAATTTTTTATCAAGGGGATGACAAGTTTTTTTTAAATGAGATGTTTTGTTTGGATAAACTAAAAATAAAAGGAGGGGCTCCCCCCTCCTTTTATTCAGTTTTAAGCCTTAAGCATCATTTTTAAGTCTTCTTCAGGTTCTGAAATGAGTCTTATATTGTAGTTTTCTACTAAGAAGTTTAAGACGTTTTCAGATAGAAAGGCTGGAAGGCTTGGTCCAAGAAAGATGTTTTTAATTCCGAGATATAAGAGGGTAAGAAGGATGGCTACAGCTTTTTGTTCGTACCAGGAGACAACCAAGGAAAGGGGAAGGTCGTTTACACCTACCCCAAAGGCTTGACTCAAGGCTAAGGCTATCTGAATGGCAGAATAGGCGTCGTTACACTGTCCTACATCAAGCAGCCTGGGTATACCTTCTATATCCCCCAAATCTTTATCATAAAATCGGTATTTTCCACAGGCAAGGGTAAGAATAAAGGCATCCCTGGGGACCAATTCTACAAATTTAGTATAGTAATTACGCCCTGGTTTGGCTCCGTCGCAACCACCTACTAAAAAGAAATGTTTTACCTTACCCGATTTAACGAGGTCTATCAACTTTTCTGCTGCAGAAAGGATGGCGTTTCTGGCAAACCCTACCCAGATTTCTTTATCAGGTCTATCTTCTGTAAAACCTGGCATGGCAAGGGCTTTTTCTATGACTGGAGAAAAATTTTTCCCTTTTATATGAGTTATCCCTGGAAATCCAACCGGTCCTAAGGTAAAAACTTTATCTTTATATTCCTCCTTAGGGGGCATAAGGCAGTTAGTAGTCATCACAATAGGCCCGGGGAAGGTTGCAAATTCTTTTTGCTGGTTTTGCCAGGCTGTTCCATAATTTCCATAAAGATGGGGAAACTTTTTTAGCTCAGGATATCCGTGGGCTGGAAGCATCTCTCCGTGGGTATAAACGTAAATTCCTTTTCCTTCGGTCTGTTTAAGCAGTTCATAAAGGTCTTCTAAGTCATGCCCAGAGACTAAGATAGCTTTACCAGCTTTAGTACCGAGAGGAACCTTTGTAGGCACTGGGTGACCAAAGGTTTGGGTGTTTGCTTGGTCAAGAAGCTCCATTACCTTTAGGTTTATCTCTCCGGTAGCTAAAGCCTTTTTTACCCAACTTTCTATGTCTCCTTTTTCTTGATAGATGTTTACCAAAAGCTGTTTGAATTTATGGTATACTTCTTGGTCCCATACCCCTAATTTATGGGCATGATAGGCATAGGCGGCTATTCCTTTTAAACCATAAAGTACACAGAGCTTTAGAGAAAAGATATCTTCTCCCCAGACCTCTTTAAACCTTGGGTCTATTTCGTATTTTTTAGCAAGATCAATAAGTTCATCAAGGTCTAAGTTAGGAATTTTATCTAACGAAGATTTTACTTGATAGGCATTTTCAATCTTTTCTCTAAGGGATGAGGCTTCTTCTATGTAAGCCTTAATACTTTCAGGGTCAAAATTAACGTTAGTAAGGGTTGCAAACATCCCTTCCATGATAAAAAAGTCTACCTCTGGTGCGTTATATCCTTTAGGATGGGCTAATAGATAAGCCTCTGAAAGACCTGCCAGGTTATAGATTAAAAGGTCTTGTAAAAGGTCAGTTTCAGGGGTTTTACCACATACCCCTTTTACCGTGCAAGCCTTTCCTGCTGCGGTTTGTTCACACTGATTACAAAACATCTTTCTACCTCCTGTTGTGTATTTTTAAATTAAAATAACCCAGATAAAGTTTTTTTTCCTTGATATAAGTCAAAACTTGAAAGCTTATAAGAAGGTCTTCAAAAAACTAAAAAGATAAGAAAGAGTCTTTGATGATACTGAAGTAGCAAATATAACCCCTTTATTATGCATTGTTGACTTTGAAATTAAACATCCTTATAATTAAAATATATCAAAAATTTTATAGAGGGCAATAACAGATGGTTTTTACGATGAACGTTTTATTGGTGATGATTTTATCGGTTTTTATGGTTAGTATTTTTTTAGTAGGTTATGATTTTTTGAAAAGATTTTTAACTCAGATAAAACATCAAAGGTTAGACCAAGCTCGTGCATATTTTACTAAAGTTTTTTCAGAAGCGTTTCAGTCTTCTTCTTTAAACCTTGAGGAATTTAAAAACAAACTTAATTTTTTTTCACCTTTAAAAAAACAGGCACTCTTAGAGGTAATGTTAGAGTTTTTTCCTAAGATGCCTGATAAAATAGGAGTGCTTGCCCAAAATTTTGGTTTTATAAAGGAGTACGAAGATAAACTTAACTCTTCTAAGCCTTATATAAGAGGAGAGGCCTTTAGGATACTTGAGAGTTTTCTTTCAAAAGAAAGTTTAGCAAAGATGCTTGAAGCTTTAAAAAAAGAGAAACATCCAGAAGTAGCTTTTGTAGGCTTTTTAAGCTGTTGTAAACTTCTTAATACTATACATTTTAAAACCTTTTTACAACTTCTTTATGAAAAGCAAAGGGAAGGGGTTTTGAATTTAAGGTGTGTTAGCTTAATCATAACCGAGTTTGTAGAGAGATTTAAAGAAAAGGCAAGTTTTGCTGTTTACGATTTTTTAAAAGAAGGCAGCTATTCCGTATCTTTTAGGATAGGGCTTTTAGACGGGATTTATTATGCTAAACATTTAGATGAAACCTTGCTTAAGATAGTTAAGGATCAACTTACCTTTGAAGATCCAGAAATTTTGGCCAAGGCTTTAAAAGTATTAAGCAAGATTGAGAAAATAGCTTTAGAGGACGTTCTTCCTTTCCTTAAACATCCTGCTTGGTTTGTAAGGTTGTCTGCTTTAAAGGTTTTGGGAAAAAACATAAGACCAGAAATAGTAGAATATATCGTCCCTCTTTTAGAGGATGAAAACGCTTTAGTAAGAAAAGAGGCTGCTAAGGTTTTGTTTAAACTACCTGAAGAAGCAGTAATTATTAATCTACCTAATTTTCTTCAGATTAAAGATCCTTATGGTAGAGATGCGGTGGTTGGGGAGATGGTGATAAGCGGTTTTTGGGAGAGATTAAAGGAAGGTAGGTTTAAAGAAACGTTAAAGGATTATGTGGAAAAAATAAAGAGCCTTTTGCAGTTGCATTATAAATTAGCATAAAAGAGTCAACTATCAGAAAATAGGAATTAAACATGAGAGACCTCCAGAACAGGGAACTTAGAAAAAGCAGGATTAAAGAAAGTTTTTTTTCTACAAATTGCATAGATAACTCTTATAAGTTTGTTTACAACTGCTATCATAGCTTTCTTATAACTGCCAAAGTTTTTCTTCTTACGTATAAAATAGGATCTGAAGTAAAAATTCCATTTTACTACACCTACCGCCATCTGGAAAAGAACATTTCTGAGAAAGCTCGACCCTTGCTTAGATATGCTCATCTTAGCTTTATACTTACCAGATTGTTTTGTTACTGGGTCTGTGCCCGCAAACTTTATGAGCTTTTTGGCATTAGAAAATCTTTTTACGTCTCTGATTTCAGCCAAAAAGAGACTTGCAAGTTTAGAGGAAATACCTTTTATAGAGGAAATGAGCTTAATTTGTTCTTGCTGGTCTTCATCCATTTTCTCTACAAGCATCTCTTCAAGCTTTTTTATTCTTGGCTCAAGGAAAAAGAGTTTTTCGATGTAGATGATAAGAGTTTGAGAGAGATAAGGATTGTCAACCCCGATAGAGTTTTTAGCAAGGTTTATGACTTCATCGGGAGAAAAGGAAGGGGTTTTACCTTTAGGAACAGAGGATTTAATAATTTCGGAAATTTCATTTGGTTTAGCTTTTTTAAGGGTTTTAGCAGAGGGGAATTTAAGGAGTATGTTAAGGAAGGAGTGGGAGTAAATATTAAAGTGCTTTTCAGCTTCTGGGAAAAGAACAGTGAGGGCGTATTTGATTTGAGTTTTAGCTTCAGCAAGTTCATGTTTAAGTTTTTGGATAAGACGAGAAGCACTACGGAGTTCAGAGTTTTCAGGATAGGATTTAAGGAATTCAGGGTTATTAAGAGCGAAGAGTGCAAGGATTTTGGCATCTTTTGTGTCGTATTTAGAGGGGTTGTTAGCGGAGATAAATTCAAAGAATCTGTGGACGATTTTAGGGTTAAGGATGAAGGTTTGGATATCTTTTTCAACGAGGAAGCAGTAAAGGGGGATGTGGAACCTACCAGAGGATTCCATAACAACGATAGGGTCAGAGAGGGTTTTGAGAAGGTTAAAGAAATCAGAGAAGCCTTGAAGAGACATAGAGAGTTTGCCGGAGGAGAGGGTTTTAGCTTCATGGTTAAGGATGCAGAAGTGGAAGTTATCTTTAGAAATGTCAACACCGATGTAATGGGTCATGATGCTACCTCCTTTTTAAGATTTTTGTCCCTCACACCATCCTCCCGAGTAGCTGGGGCTTTGGTAGCCCAACCAACTTATCGGGTGTTGAGGGACAGAGGGACATACTCCTTAAGAGGCTCAAAGGCCTACCAAAAATGGAGTCCCTGTCCCTCTCTAACTTATAAGCTTTTGTTTTATTATACAAAACAAAATGTGTTAAACAAACCTTAACATAAAAATTGCAGGAGGAAAAGATGGAGATTTTAAAGGATTTTTTACTTGGGTTTAACTATTTTGTCGGTTTTTATTATTTTTCTTTAAACAGTATTTATACCCTGCTTTTAGTCCTATCTTTTTTGTCTATTCTTGATTATTTGAAATATCTTAGGTTTTATGATTTCCAAGAGTTAAAGGTTTTTCCACAACTTCCTCCTGTAAGCTTAATCATTCCTTTTTATAACGAAAAAGAGGTGATTTTAAGGACGATAGATTCAGCTTTAACCCTTGATTATCCTTATTTAGAGATCATCTTGGTTAATGATGGTTCTACAGATGAAACCTTGGAGGTTTTGATAGAAAAATTAAACTTAAAGAAAATACCTTTTTTTATCTACAGGGAAAGGATAAAAACTTCTAAGGTAAGAGGAATTTACCGTTCTTTATCTTATCCTAACCTTGTGGTCATAGATAAAGAAAGGGGAGGTAAATCTGACGCTTTAAACTGTGGGTTAAATTTTGCTCAATACCCCTATGTTTGCACCGTTGATGCAGACAGTGTGCTTGAAAAAGAGTCCCTTTTAAGGTTAGCGAGGAAAATCGTAGAAAGCGATGTCCCTGTGGTAGCTTTAGGCGGTGTAGTTAGGGTTTTAAATGGGGTAAAGTTAAAGGAAGGAAATATTTTAGCCATAGAACTTCCTAAAAAGGCTTTACCTCTTTTCCAGATAGTTGAATATATCAGAGGTTTTCTTTTTGGAAGGCTTGGTTGGGAAAGGCTTAAAGGGACTTTTATCCTTTCAGGTGCCTTTAGTCTTTTTAATAAGGAAGCCTTGTTTAAAGTAGGTGGTTTTAACAGTATTACCGTTACAGAAGATTTTGAAATAATAGTAAGGCTACACAAACATTTTAGAGAGAAAAAAGAATCCTATTACATAGGTTTTATCCCTGACCCTGTCTGTTGGACTGAGGTTCCAGAAACTTTATCTGAGTTATCTAAACAAAGAAGAAGATGGCACCTTGGGTTATTACAAACCTTTTGGTTGTATAAGCATATGTTTTTAAATCCAAGATATGGCAGGATAGGATGCCTGGTTATGCCCTTATATTTTTTTGAAGCGGTGGGTTCGGTGGTTGAGACCATAGGTTATCCTACGGTTTTTTTGAGCTACCTGTTTGGGATTTTAAGCTTTGAGTTCTTAGTTTTATTTTTAGTTTTAGCGATAGGCTATGGGGTTTTTCTTTCTGTAGGAGGTATTTTTTTAGAAGAAATGAGTTTTAGAAGATATCCTCGATGGACTCATGTGTTTAGGCTTCTTTTGTATGGGGTAGCAGAAAATTTTGGATATAGACAGATAACCAGTTTTTTTAGGTTCCAAGCAACGATACAGTTTTTATTAGGTTATAGAAAGTGGGAGGTCGTTAAAAAGTCTGGAAGAGCGACTCAATATGAAAGCTAATGAATATTTATCTCTTGGACAAGAGGCTTTAAACAGAAAGGACTATCAAGAAGCAGTTAACCTTTTCAAAGAAGCTATAAACCAAGGGGAGAAAAAAGAGGTATGGGCTGGACTTGCCGAGGCATACTATCTTTTAAACGATTTGCCATCGGCTATTTGGGCTTACCATAAACTTCTTGAGATAGACCCAGAAAACGAAAAGGCCAAGCTTAAAATAGAAGAGATTGCCGAGCAACTAAAGACATTGCAGCCTAAAAAGTCAACCCAGCGGATAAAATTTAAAGCTGAAGAAGATTTCCTCTGGATTAAAAGGCAAGAGCGTTGGGAAAAATTTTTTATTAAAGGGGTTAACCTTGGTCTAAGTCTTCCTGGTTATTTTCCCGGAGAATATCCTATTAAAATGGAAACCTATTTAAAATGGTTTAGCCTTATTTATGAGATGGGGGTAAACACCATAAGGGTTTATGCCCTTCAATCTCCTGGATTTTACCAAGCTTTGTTTGAATTCAACCAGGATGAGCCTAAACTCTTTTTGTTGCAAGGAATATGGTATGAACCTGAAAAGGCAGAAGACCTTGAGGATGAAAGGTTTTTAAAAAGACTAAAGGAGCATCTAAAAGATGTAGTTGATGCTATTCATGGAAATACCACTTTACCAGAAAAACCAGGGTTGCCTTCAGGAAGATATCTATGGGATGTCTCCCCCTATTTATTAGGATATCTTTTTGGAAGGGAGCCTGAAGCCTGCTTAGTCAAAGCTTATAACGAACTTTATGAAAGAAAAACCCAAGATTTTTATGGAAAATATCTTTATGTAGAAAAGGGAAATCCTTTTGAGGTTTGGAACGCAAAAATTTTAGACCACCTTTTAACCTATTCTTATGAAACCTACCAGAGTATACCTCTTGTTTCAGTAGTAAACTGGATTACCCTTGACCCTTTAGAGCATCCTACTGAATCTCACATAGAAGAAGAAGAGGCCTTTTTTACAGGAAGAAGACCTAACCTTAAAAGATGTAATGAAAACGAGGACATGGAGGTTTTTGATACTTTTAAGATAAAAAGTAGTTTTAACTGTTTTTTTTCTTCTTATCATATTTATCCTTACTACCCGGATTTTATGAACTATGAATTTTTAGAGGAAAAACGACCTTATTTAGCCTATCTTAAACGTTTAAAAGCGCGTCACCAAGGACAGGCTTTGGTGGTTGCAGAGTTTGGAATACCAACCAGTAGGGCTTCAGCCCATTGGCACCCACATGGCTGGACCCATGGAGGTAAAAACGAAGTTGAGCAAGGCAAAATTTTAGTAGAAATGATAAAAGACATAAAAGAGGCAGGGTATGCAGGTTATGCGATTTTTAGCTGGACTGATGAATGGTTTAAAGTAAACTGGCTTTTTATGAACTATTACTTACCGAGAGACCGAAAACGTCTTTGGTTTAACCTACAAGACCCTGAAGAAAACTATGGATTGGTTGAGGTTTATCCAGGTTATCCTAAGAAAAAAATCACTTTAGAAGGGAATCTTAAAGAATGGGAAGACGCTTTTACCGTTTATAAAACAAACAAATCCCTAACCCAAGAGGGAGAGATAAAATCAATAAGATTAACCCATGACGAAGGGTTTTTATACCTTTTGATAGAAACTTATAAAAAGATAGATTTTAAAAAGGTAAATTTTTTGGTGGGAATAGATACTGGATATCAAGAATATGGAGAATTTGTCTTTCCTTTGGATATAGACCTTATTTCTCCTGTGGGACTTAAGTTTTTAATTCATCTTGCAGGAAAAAATAGTTCAAGAATCCTTGTTGCCTCTGCTTATAATAAAATGCTTTCTCACGGTAAGTTTTTTTCTCCAAAGAAAGAGGTATTTCCTCAGAAAAGTTTAGAAGGAAAATGGAGTTTAGTCTTGTGTAAAACTAACATGAGACGTATAACCAAGGATTTTAAGAGATTTTTTGGTCCCAAATTTTTTAATTTAAGTATGTTAAGGTTTGGTAGCCTTAAACCTGAAAGCAAAGATTTTAACTCTTTAGCAGATTTTTATGTTAAAGATAATCTAATAGAGGTAAGACTTCCTTGGGAGCTTTTAAATTTTTCTGACCCAAGCTCAAGAAAGATGTTTTGGAAAGAAGGAAATAATCTATATAAACAATCTGACGGGATAAGGGTGGTAGCGATAAGTTATAAGCCTGACCTGGAAAACCCTCCCAGGGCTTTAAAACTGTTAGACTTTGTGCCTCAACCTTTTACTAAAGAGCAGGTTAAAACCTATTTATGGGATGGATGGGAGATGCCTTCGTTTCACACCCGCCTAAAAAAGAGTTATTTTATCTTAAAAAGGTATTTGAAAAATGAAGAGACTTAAAAGAAGAGATTTTTTAAAGATATTAGCCTTGTCAAGTCTCGGTAGTTTTTTTGATACTTCTGCGGTTTTTTCTGAAAACCTCAAAAAAACCTATCAAGAAGAAAGTTTTCCTGTTTTACTCTATCACGAGATAGCCTATGAACCTCTTACCGATTATACCGTTACTCCAGAGGATTTTTTCTCTCAGATGGAACTGCTTTATTCTTTGGGATTTAAAACTATATTACCTGATGAGATACATACAGCTTTGACAAAAAAACAAAGAAAGGTAATAATTACTTTTGATGATGGCAGTTATACCTTTTTAGAATACGCCTATCCTGTGCTTAAGTCCTATGATTTTAAGGTAGTGATGAACGTGATAGGAAGTAAAGTAGGTAAAGGATGGTTTATAAGCTGGGACGAATATAGAGAAATAATGAAGGATGGACTACTTGAAATAGGTTGTCATAGCTATGATTTTCACTTTCTAAATTGGAGCAAAAAGTTAACTTTGAAAGATTTTGAGAGAGACCTTACAAGATTTAAAGAAGAAGCCTACAAATATTTAAAAAAAGAAGTTACCATTTTTTCTTCTCCTTTAGGAGAAACTTTAACAGAGGGGCATGTTAAGGTTTTAGAAAAACTTGGGTTTAAATATATATTTATTTCAGAAGGTAAAACCTTAAAGAGCACCTACTATAACCCCAATTTAAATCAAAGACTTATCCCAAGGTTTAACTTAAATCACTATTTTAACCTGCAGGATTTTAAGAACTTGGTAATGAAAGGAGAGGCCCTATGAGAAGGTTCCTATGGTTAGTTTTAGCCTGTTTGGTTGGTTTTTATTTAATGAAAGGTTGGGTTTGGGCAGAAACGATTCCGTCAGTTTCACAAGATGAAACCAAAGCCCTATCTTTGCAACATAAAACAGCAGGAGATGAGTGGTTTAAAAAGGGTGATATGAAAAACGCCGCCAAGGAATATATAGAGGCTTTGAAGCTTTATAAAAATTATGAAATAGAAGACATTGTTACCATGGCTACCAGGATTTCCTGGGGCGGCAAACTAAAGGAGGCAGAAGAGATCCTAAGGGAGGTTTTAAAAAAGGAACCTCAAAACCGTAGGGCTAAACTACAGCTGGCAAGGGTTGTTTCTTGGCAAGGAAGGCAGATAGAGGCCTTAAGCCTTGTTGATAGTCTTCTTAAAAACGACCCAAACGACGAAGAAGCCTTGTTGGTTAAGGCAAATGCCTTGAGGTTTTTAGGAAGGGCGGATAAATCCTTAGAGATATACGACCAGATCCTTGCCAAAAGGGAAGATTTTGACGCTAGATTAGGAAAGGCTTATTCCTATGCTAACCTAAGGATATCTTCTAAAGTAGAAGAAAACGCTAAACTTTTAAAACCGCAGTATCCTTATCAGAAAAAAGACATAGATGACCTTGAAACTTATAGAAGGTCTCTTTTTAATCCTGCTGTTTTTACAGGTTTTTCTTATTTTCAGGATACAGATGAAAACGAGGTTTATACTTATCGTTTGGGTTTTGAAACCTATCTAAAGGACCTTAGGATAGTAGGTAATTATTTTTATCGTGAAGGGTCAGACAATCTAAGAACAGCCTACTCAGATGAACTAACCTTCGAGATAGGTAAAAGGTTTACCCAATCTTTGTGGGGTTATGTAAACTTTGGTATTTCTCAGGCTAAAGGAGACCAGGATTTTGTAGTCGGTGGTGCAGGATTAAACTTATTGGTCTGGAGGGGGACTACTGGAATTTCTTTTAACAAGAGCGTTCTTATCGATACAGCAGAACTTATGGAAAACGGTATTAAGATTTCTACAGTAAACTATTTTATCGACCAGGTGATAACCGACCGTATCTCTTTATATGCTAATTATAATCATCGTTGGTATTCAGACGATAACCAGGCAGATTTTGTTCAAGCCTCAATCAGATATAAGCTTAAGTTTGGTAATCCTTTGGTAATCCTTGGATATAGAGCAGTTTATTTAGATTTTAAAAAACAAATGAGAAACGGATATTTTGAT is a genomic window containing:
- a CDS encoding deoxyguanosinetriphosphate triphosphohydrolase, producing the protein MSTIREEKERLEELYLSPFACKSKFSRGRNYLEEECEIRTVFERDRDRIIHSKAFRRLKHKTQVFLAPKGDHYRTRLTHTLEVAQIARTIAKALNLNEALTEAIALGHDLGHTPFGHAGEEVLNELLPGEFRHNEQSLRVVDKLEKDGKGLNLTFEVREGILKHSKGLGPILSPQGDRPSTLEAEIVRISDVIAYVNHDVDDALRAGLITLKELPQNSRKILGETHAQRISTLVKNIVYSTREANYSAILIEDSVLRALTELREFLFEKIYFSQPVRKEFEKAKKVLLQLFEFYTQNFENIPFLIKAKSLFPEEPKERLIADYISGMTDRYAIYQYFEHFVPKPWQGIETVWGGIGYEL
- a CDS encoding formyltransferase family protein, which codes for MSYKTIGWFTTGRDKAALDLLRIVYTEIKRENIPAKLAYVFVSKAPDEGEWAERLIKEATEEMQLRVIWFSAERFKPELRKTQRDFWRKEYHEEVLKRLDLEIDFGVLAGYMWITSEEFCKRLKLINLHPSLPGGPKGSWQEVIWQLISARAMETGAMIHRVTPELDEGPALTYFRLNLRTPEFIPLWKETELKLLKHHLSGLKKLEGEKNPLFVKIREEEVKRELPLLVFTLKYLCEEKLGVETETPLDLTQEVEKNLTAFTIE
- the ybgF gene encoding tol-pal system protein YbgF, whose protein sequence is MKRFLYLVFFGVSVLLGGCVASQDEIQTLKVKVLNLETTIQTQTQNQKAVEKELSQLRERVESLEKKLGEDLLLEIKTKALSELEDLKSSQAKLVSQVEDLSSSKEDLYKTFNKQSEELKTRIEALELKVKALEEKVASKPQESSQPSSNGSVSNQTAKVVSNATVETKPSEVKASTDETLQQGSLDRKEPSEIDLYNRAFDLYQQKKFDEAITAFKEYIQKYPKGKFLAQSYYWLGEIYYNKKAYEDAILSFQKVIETPGPATLKSSAMYKQALSFKALGDKDAYTILLKRIVKLYPTSKEAKEAKKLLGIK
- a CDS encoding universal stress protein: MVEIKNILVPVDFSEVSEFVAEWAKDFAKKLNAKVHVVFVLEDFAAYEGLYGSIKTLTDLENVLLESAQKSMEEFIKKHFADYPEAQSIIVKGDVVEKIIETGQKLQADLIIMGTHGRKGLDKILFGSVANGVVKNSPIPVLTINPYRLKKG
- the hcp gene encoding hydroxylamine reductase, which translates into the protein MFCNQCEQTAAGKACTVKGVCGKTPETDLLQDLLIYNLAGLSEAYLLAHPKGYNAPEVDFFIMEGMFATLTNVNFDPESIKAYIEEASSLREKIENAYQVKSSLDKIPNLDLDELIDLAKKYEIDPRFKEVWGEDIFSLKLCVLYGLKGIAAYAYHAHKLGVWDQEVYHKFKQLLVNIYQEKGDIESWVKKALATGEINLKVMELLDQANTQTFGHPVPTKVPLGTKAGKAILVSGHDLEDLYELLKQTEGKGIYVYTHGEMLPAHGYPELKKFPHLYGNYGTAWQNQQKEFATFPGPIVMTTNCLMPPKEEYKDKVFTLGPVGFPGITHIKGKNFSPVIEKALAMPGFTEDRPDKEIWVGFARNAILSAAEKLIDLVKSGKVKHFFLVGGCDGAKPGRNYYTKFVELVPRDAFILTLACGKYRFYDKDLGDIEGIPRLLDVGQCNDAYSAIQIALALSQAFGVGVNDLPLSLVVSWYEQKAVAILLTLLYLGIKNIFLGPSLPAFLSENVLNFLVENYNIRLISEPEEDLKMMLKA
- a CDS encoding HEAT repeat domain-containing protein, encoding MVFTMNVLLVMILSVFMVSIFLVGYDFLKRFLTQIKHQRLDQARAYFTKVFSEAFQSSSLNLEEFKNKLNFFSPLKKQALLEVMLEFFPKMPDKIGVLAQNFGFIKEYEDKLNSSKPYIRGEAFRILESFLSKESLAKMLEALKKEKHPEVAFVGFLSCCKLLNTIHFKTFLQLLYEKQREGVLNLRCVSLIITEFVERFKEKASFAVYDFLKEGSYSVSFRIGLLDGIYYAKHLDETLLKIVKDQLTFEDPEILAKALKVLSKIEKIALEDVLPFLKHPAWFVRLSALKVLGKNIRPEIVEYIVPLLEDENALVRKEAAKVLFKLPEEAVIINLPNFLQIKDPYGRDAVVGEMVISGFWERLKEGRFKETLKDYVEKIKSLLQLHYKLA